A stretch of Ascochyta rabiei chromosome 6, complete sequence DNA encodes these proteins:
- a CDS encoding long-chain fatty acid transporter fat1, with product MAALPLAVPAAAAGLAYLNARHGVSYDWPMLSSFVSTTIRTIAAERRDQLNVFYELEALAQSARADHAWIIFRGQTWTYKQAYDIVLKYGTWLKSKGVGQGDIVAMDFVNSETFIWVWFGLWSIGAKPAFINYNLTGKSLIHTIKTSTARLVLVDEESKANFAEHVMAEHGFFPVPAATTDGRQTNYDFEMDQSEVPRSVKSQALAQVQRQGITATPQIRQLEIVCLDKQLQDSILMLPPTRQPDTCRANQKRNSMAMLIYTSGTTGLPKPAVMSWGKCNGGAKFVSDWLNIKNDIVYTSMPLYHSSASVLGVCAVLRAGSTICLSSKFSHKTFWPEIISSKATILHYVGETCRYLLSAPPSSLDKAHHVRAAFGNGLRPDVWEPFKARFGIRTIFEFYAATEAPGGMWNRSDNTFSSGAIGRNGTLGTLLFAPNMCIVRTDPDADGAQPLRSKDTGLCEVCDWNEAGELLYKLDPANIELKFQGYFGNDKATSSKIVRNVKKLGDAYFRSGDLMRWDKEGRWWFVDRIGDTFRWKSENVSTAEVADAVGRHDAVDEVAVYGVQVPGHDGRAGCAAVVLKASALSTSAAAEKSIAVNSEVLEALAAHVTKELPTFARPIWIRVTRQLQTTGTNKQQKHLLQKDGINPQAVEQAGDALYWLSEGTYVPFTAKELKKIERGGAKL from the exons ATGGCAG CTCTTCCTCTTGCTGTCCCTGCCGCGGCTGCAGGGCTGGCCTACCTCAACGCCCGCCATGGTGTCAGCTATGACTGGCCCATGCTCTCTTCCTTCGTCAGCACGACCATCCGCACTATAGCCGCAGAGCGTCGAGACCAGCTCAACGTCTTCTATGAGCTCGAAGCCCTCGCCCAGTCTGCTCGAGCAGATCACGCGTGGATCATCTTCCGGGGACAGACATGGACATACAAGCAGGCATACGACATCGTCCTGAAGTATGGTACATGGCTCAAGAGCAAGGGTGTTGGGCAGGGCGACATTGTTGCCATGGACTTCGTCAACTCGGAGACGTTCATCTGGGTCTGGTTCGGGCTGTGGAGCATCGGCGCAAAGCCTGCATTCATCAACTACAACCTGACGGGCAAGTCACTTATACACACAATCAAGACATCGACTGCACGCTTGGTACTCGTGGACGAGGAGAGCAAGGCCAACTTTGCCGAACACGTCATGGCAGAGCACGGCTTTTTTCCTGTGCCTGCGGCGACGACAGACGGCAGGCAGACAAACTACGACTTTGAGATGGATCAAAGTGAGGTGCCTCGTTCTGTGAAGAGTCAAGCACTGGCACAAGTGCAGAGGCAGGGCATCACTGCAACGCCACAGATTCGTCAACTCGAAATCGTCTGCCTCGACAAACAGCTGCAAGACTCCATCCTCATGCTCCCGCCAACCCGTCAGCCCGACACCTGCCGTGCTAACCAGAAGCGCAACAGCATGGCGATGCTCATTTACACGAGCGGCACTACTGGCTTACCAAAGCCCGCCGTCATGAGCTGGGGCAAGTGCAACGGTGGTGCCAAATTCGTCTCAGACTGGCTCAACATCAAGAACGACATAGTGTACACGTCCATGCCGCTCTACCACTCTTCCGCCTCCGTTCTGGGCGTGTGTGCCGTCCTTCGCGCCGGCAGCACAATATGTCTATCTTCTAAATTCTCGCACAAGACATTCTGGCCTGAGATCATCTCCAGCAAGGCGACAATCCTCCACTACGTCGGCGAGACATGCCGCTACCTGCTCTCCGCTCCCCCATCCTCCCTCGACAAAGCTCATCATGTTCGCGCCGCCTTTGGCAACGGCCTGCGTCCTGACGTCTGGGAGCCGTTCAAGGCCCGCTTTGGAATTAGAACAATCTTCGAGTTCTACGCAGCCACAGAAGCCCCCGGAGGCATGTGGAATCGCAGCGACAACACATTCTCATCCGGCGCTATCGGGCGAAACGGCACTCTCGGCACCCTCCTCTTTGCTCCAAACATGTGTATCGTGCGCACCGATCCTGACGCCGATGGCGCGCAGCCCCTGCGCAGCAAAGACACCGGGTTATGTGAGGTGTGCGACTGGAACGAGGCCGGTGAGTTGCTGTACAAGCTCGATCCTGCAAACATCGAGTTGAAGTTCCAGGGCTATTTCGGCAACGACAAGGCAACAAGTTCGAAGATTGTAAGGAACGTCAAAAAGTTGGGAGATGCATACTTCCGCTCCGGAGACCTCATGCGCTGGGACAAAGAAGGCAGATGGTGGTTTGTCGACCGCATTGGCGACACGTTCCGCTGGAAGTCTGAGAATGTCAGCACCGCTGAAGTCGCTGATGCAGTTGGTCGACATGACGCAGTTGATGAGGTAGCCGTCTACGGTGTTCAGGTCCCAGGCCACGATGGGCGCGCTGGTTGCGCCGCTGTCGTACTCAAAGCATCCGCGCTCTCCACATCTGCTGCGGCTGAAAAGAGCATCGCGGTTAACAGCGAAGTGTTGGAAGCACTCGCTGCACATGTTACGAAAGAACTCCCCACGTTCGCTAGACCGATCTGGATTAGGGTCACTAGACAATTGCAGACAACAGGGACGAACAAACAGCAGAAGCATCTGCTGCAGAAAGATGGGATCAATCCGCAGGCAGT